From Pleurocapsa sp. PCC 7319:
TCAAGAGATTTATACGACAGTTTTGGCTGCTGCTAATTCTTAGTTTACTTTGTTTAAGTCTATTGGGAATGCCAAAAGCCTTAGCAAGTCAAAGCAATATTGAAACCCAAGTTAGTTTGGGAAATAATGCTGGTGAATTAAAATTCTTTCCCAGTGAGCTTGAGTTCCAAGCAGGAAAACAATACAAAATCCTCCTGGATAATCCCAGCCCAGTCAAGCATTACTTTACTGCTAAAGATTTTGCTGATGTCAGTTGGACGAGAAAAGTACAAGCGGGAAAAGTGGAAGTTAAAGGTGCAATTCACGAATTAGAATTAAAACCAGGAGCAACAGCAGAATGGGTTTTAACTCCTATGAAACCTGGACAATACGAACTGCACTGCTCAATCAAAGGTCATGCCACAGCAGGTATGATTGGCAAAATTACTGTGGCAGATTAAGCAGATTTACAGCGTTCTTATTGAACTATGATTTCCACTCTGATAAGGCAGGAGTTGTTAATAGAGCTTGACTTAAACTGTCATGAATTAAACCATTAGTAGCCAGAATACGACCCGAATTAATATCTAAAGGGCTACCATCATAGGCAGTAACTTTGCCCCCTGCTTCCTCCAAAATCACGATTCCTGCTGTGATATCCCAAGGTTGAAGTCCTCTTTCCCAGTAGCCATCCAATCTTCCACAAGCTACTCCTGCTAGATCCATCGAAGCACACCCAAGACGACGAACTCCTTGAGTTAAATGAGTTAGGTGGCAGAATTCAGCATAGTTATTATCTGTGGTTTCTCGCCGATCGTAAGCAAAGCCAGTAATGAGAAGACTTTTACTTAATTCTGCTGTCCGAGATACTTGAATTGGGCGACGATTACAAGTGGCTCCCAGACCTTTTGCGGCACGGAATAGTTCATTGCTAAAAGGATTATATACTGCGCCGACAGTGGGAATCCCATCAATCAACAATCCTACAGA
This genomic window contains:
- a CDS encoding cupredoxin domain-containing protein — encoded protein: MNSFDSAFKRFIRQFWLLLILSLLCLSLLGMPKALASQSNIETQVSLGNNAGELKFFPSELEFQAGKQYKILLDNPSPVKHYFTAKDFADVSWTRKVQAGKVEVKGAIHELELKPGATAEWVLTPMKPGQYELHCSIKGHATAGMIGKITVAD
- a CDS encoding inositol monophosphatase family protein, translating into MTQTAVEQLQIFLDVATESVLAAGAVLKERWGKLNNIQEKGRPGDLVTEADKLAEAEVLKVLNRHLPDHQILAEESGALGNSKSEYLWAIDPLDGTTNYAHGFPVAATSVGLLIDGIPTVGAVYNPFSNELFRAAKGLGATCNRRPIQVSRTAELSKSLLITGFAYDRRETTDNNYAEFCHLTHLTQGVRRLGCASMDLAGVACGRLDGYWERGLQPWDITAGIVILEEAGGKVTAYDGSPLDINSGRILATNGLIHDSLSQALLTTPALSEWKS